A window of Microbacterium sp. Root61 genomic DNA:
GAGCACCTCGCTTCGAGCTACCAGGCGCTCATCGTGGTCGCCATCTCGCTGAGCGTCTCCCTGATCGTGCTCGTCGTTGCACGCGTGCTCGACCCGGGTGTCCTGCCCGCCCTTGTCGCACCGCTGGTCATCCTCCTGCCCGGTGGCCTGCTGACCATCGCCGTCATCGAGCTCGCGACGGGGCAGATCATGTCGGGAGCTGCTCGCGCAGCCGCGGGTGCCATGCGCCTGCTTCTGCTGGCGACCGGCATCGTCGCGGCATCCGCACTCGTCGGCATTCCGGCGTACACCCCCAGCGCGGCCAATCCGCTCGGCGCGGTCGCACCATGGATCGCTGTGGCGGTGTTCGGAGTCGGCATCACCGTCTACCAGTGCGCCCCGCCGAAGTCGATCGGCTGGGTCCTGGTCGTACTCTATGTCGCGTACGGCGCCCAGGTGCTCGGAGACGTCTTCTTCGACGGGGTGCTGTCGGCACTCGTCGGGGCCGCGGTCATGACGCCTGTCGCTGTCGTCATCGCCCGGCAGCGTAACGGCCCACCGGCGCTCGTCAGCTTCCTGCCCGCCTTCTGGCTCCTGGTGCCCGGAGCGCTCGGCCTCGCCGGTGTCGCCAGCGTCCTCGAGGGCAACATGGGCGGTGCCAGCACGATCATCACCACCGTCGCCACGATGATGGCCATCGCCCTGGGAGTGTTGCTCGGGCTCGCGCTGAGCGGGTCGCTCCGAGGATTCGCGAAGTCCGGGCCAGATGTGCTCGAGGGCTTCGACGAACTGGACGTCAGCGGAACGCGAACGCCCGCGCGGGGTTGAGCACCGTCATCTGGTGGATGTCGGGTTCGGATACACCGCGCTCACGAAGCAGGGGAAGGACGTTGGTGATCACGTTGTCGTATCCGACGCCACCGTAGGCGGCCAGCTGGCCGAGCTCGCAGATGTCGTTCGACAGCATGACGCGGTCTGCGAGACCGCGTCGGCACATCTCCGTGATGTTGTCGATGCGGAATTCCAGCGGCGCGTAGCCCTGAACGAACGCGAGGTTGTCGATGTTCACCCACGCGCCGCGGTCGACGATCGGGAGCATATGCTCGACGCCCTTGCGGTCGCCCAGATGGGAGACGATCACCGCTCCCGGTTCGACGCCCTCCTCCGCGAGGAGATCGAGCTGATCGAGCGCCAGCTCGCCCCAATGCGTCGTGTGTGTGAGGATCGGCACACCTGTCTCCGCGTGGGCACGACCGGCGGCTCGGAAGACGCGTTCGACGGCCGGCGTGATGTGCCCGCGCTCCGTGCCGATCTCGCCGATGAATCCGGGGCGTACTCCTGAGTCGCCGACTCCATCCGTGATCTCGCGAACGAGCATCGCGGCGAGCGCTGCTGTTGAGGTGGTGGCGACCAAGGGCGGATAGACGACTTCGCGGTACCACCCGGCGCCCATCACGATCTGCACTCCGGATGCTCTGCTGAGACGGGCGAGCGCCTCCGGGTCTCGCCCGAGTCCGTTGTTGGTCGGGTCGCAGATCGTGCCGCCTCCCGCCTCGCGGAATCGGATCAGCTCCGCCAGCGCGATCTCCTCGTCATCGAGAATCGCTTCATACAGCTGCCGGAGACCCCACCCGTCGACCAGGATGTGGTCGTGGGTGAGTGTGACTCCGAGCTGTTGGGGCTCGACTTCGCCGAGCACCGTCATGACACGTCCTTGCACCATGGACTCCCTGTCCTTGTCCTTCGATCAACAACAAATCGCGTCAGCAGGGGTCCCGCTGACAGCCTCGACTCCGGACCCGACCTAGCCGGCGGAGACTGCTGGCGCCGGGGTCTCCAGCGCCGCCGAGATCGACGTCGCCGACGACGTGAGCACCTCGATCATCCGCTCGACGGTCACGTCACCGCTGTCCAATCGCGCCTTCGGGACGGAGAAGCTCAGCGCTGCAACAACACGTCCGCCTCGGCCGGTGATGGGTACGGCGACGCAGAACACACCGTGTGAGTACTCCCCGTCATCCGTCGCGAAGCCTTGACTGCGCACCTTCTCGATCACCTCGAGGAGCTCTTCCCCCGAAGTGATCGTGTGCGGCGTGTACCCGGGCAGCGACTGGCCGACGAACCGCTCACGCAGCGTGCTCAGTGGGACACCGCTCAGGAGGGCCTTGCCGATCCCGGTCACATACGCGGGGAGGCGGCTGCCCACGCTGGACACCAGTCGCAGCGGTTGCGTGCCCTCGACCTTGTCGAGATAGACGACGTCGAGGTCATCGAGGATGCCCAATTGCACGGTCTCGT
This region includes:
- a CDS encoding phosphotriesterase family protein, coding for MVQGRVMTVLGEVEPQQLGVTLTHDHILVDGWGLRQLYEAILDDEEIALAELIRFREAGGGTICDPTNNGLGRDPEALARLSRASGVQIVMGAGWYREVVYPPLVATTSTAALAAMLVREITDGVGDSGVRPGFIGEIGTERGHITPAVERVFRAAGRAHAETGVPILTHTTHWGELALDQLDLLAEEGVEPGAVIVSHLGDRKGVEHMLPIVDRGAWVNIDNLAFVQGYAPLEFRIDNITEMCRRGLADRVMLSNDICELGQLAAYGGVGYDNVITNVLPLLRERGVSEPDIHQMTVLNPARAFAFR
- a CDS encoding IclR family transcriptional regulator, which produces MTEQAQSVKSAQRTLELLEVVARYSDGVTFVELAEQLPYPKSSLHGLLHTIVAMKWLTLDPDDRRYSIGVRPWEVGQAFRRSRDLVIRARRYLREANEALDETVQLGILDDLDVVYLDKVEGTQPLRLVSSVGSRLPAYVTGIGKALLSGVPLSTLRERFVGQSLPGYTPHTITSGEELLEVIEKVRSQGFATDDGEYSHGVFCVAVPITGRGGRVVAALSFSVPKARLDSGDVTVERMIEVLTSSATSISAALETPAPAVSAG